From the genome of Chelonia mydas isolate rCheMyd1 chromosome 2, rCheMyd1.pri.v2, whole genome shotgun sequence, one region includes:
- the LOC102936272 gene encoding polycomb complex protein BMI-1 isoform X2 has product MHRTTRIKITELNPHLMCVLCGGYFIDATTIIECLHSFCKTCIVRYLETSKYCPICDVQVHKTRPLLNIRSDKTLQDIVYKLVPGLFKNEMKRRRDFYAAHPSADAANGSNEDRGEVADEDKRIITDDEIISLSIEFFDQNRLERKGNKEREKSKDEVNDKRYLRCPAAMTVMHLRKFLRSKMDIPNTFQNGPLPLKYRVRPTCKRMKISHQREGLNNSGELESDSGSDKASSPAGGIPSTSSCLPSPSTPVQSPHPQFPHISSTMNGTSSSPTSNHQPSFTNRARKTSINGSSATSSG; this is encoded by the exons ATGCACCGAACAACCAGAATCAAAATAACCGAGCTAAACCCCCATCTCATGTGTGTGCTCTGTGGCGGGTACTTCATTGATGCAACAACCATCATCGAGTGTCTACACTCCT TCTGTAAGACGTGTATCGTACGTTACTTGGAGACAAGCAAATATTGTCCTATATGTGATGTCCAAGTTCACAAAACCAGACCGCTTTTGAATATAAG gtCAGATAAAACTCTCCAAGATATTGTGTACAAACTAGTACCAGGCCTTTTCAAAA ATGAAATGAAAAGAAGAAGAGATTTTTATGCAGCTCATCCATCAGCTGATG CTGCCAATGGCTCTAATGAAGACAGGGGAGAAGTTGCAGACGAAGACAAAAGAATTATAACAGATGACGAGATAATAAGCTTATCCATTGAATTCTTTGACCAGAATAG ATTGGAACGGAAaggaaataaagagagagagaaatcaaaggaTGAG GTGAATGACAAAAGATATTTACGATGCCCAGCAGCAATGACAGTGATGCATCTAAGGAAGTTTCTCCGAAGTAAAATGGACATACCTAATACCTTTCAG AATGGAcctcttcctctgaagtatcgaGTTCGACCGACTTGCAAAAGAATGAAGATCAGCCACCAGAGAGAAGGCTTAAATAATAGCGGAGAATTAGAGAGTGACTCTGGGAGTGACAAGGcaagcagcccagcaggaggcatccCCTCTACCTCTTCTTGTTTGCCCAGCCCCAGCACGCCAGTGCAGTCTCCCCATCCTCAGTTTCCTCATATCTCTAGTACTATGAATggaaccagcagcagccccaccagTAACCACCAACCCTCCTTTACCAACAGAGCGCGGAAAACATCAATAAATGGCTCTTCAGCAACTTCATCGGGCTGA
- the COMMD3 gene encoding COMM domain-containing protein 3: MELSEYVQSGLQILADSGCFSPSAYTVLLQTAFQSLLNAQADQVALDHPVLKHIDPTVLKHCHAAAATYILEAGKHKADKSTISTYLEDCKFDRERIEQFCTEYQKNKDTLEIILGSIGRCPLHITDVSWRLEYQIKTNQLHKTYRPAYLVTLNVENSDSRSHPDVSFSCTMEQLQDLVGKLKDAAKSLERASQM; the protein is encoded by the exons ATGGAGCTGTCGGAGTATGTGCAGAGCGGCTTGCAGATCCTAGCCGATTCTGGCTGCTTTTCTCCTAGCGCCTACACGGTTCTGCTCCAGACGGCTTTCCAGAGCCTGCTCAACGCCCAGGCGGACCAGGTAGCTCTAG atCACCCAGTCTTGAAACATATTGACCCAACAGTATTAAAACATTGCCATGCAGCAGCTGCAACTTATATACTGGAGGCTGGAAAACACAAAGCCGACAAATCTACTATAAG caCATATCTAGAAGACTGTAAATTTGATAGAGAGAGAATAGAACAATTTTGCACCGAATATCAG aaaaacaaagataCGTTGGAAATCATATTGGGAAG TATAGGCAGATGTCCTCTGCACATAACCGATGTTTCTTGGCGCCTGGAATATCAAATCAAG ACCAACCAACTTCATAAAACTTATCGACCTGCCTATTTGGTGACCTTAAATGTGGAG AACAGCGACTCAAGATCACACCCTGACGTTAGTTTTAGTTGCACTATGGAACAATTACAG GATTTAGTTGGAAAACTAAAAGATGCAGCAAAAAGCCTAGAAAGAGCATCTCAGATGTGA
- the LOC102936272 gene encoding polycomb complex protein BMI-1 isoform X1: protein MHRTTRIKITELNPHLMCVLCGGYFIDATTIIECLHSFCKTCIVRYLETSKYCPICDVQVHKTRPLLNIRSDKTLQDIVYKLVPGLFKNEMKRRRDFYAAHPSADAANGSNEDRGEVADEDKRIITDDEIISLSIEFFDQNRLERKGNKEREKSKDEVNDKRYLRCPAAMTVMHLRKFLRSKMDIPNTFQIDVMYEEEPLKDYYTLMDIAYIYTWRRNGPLPLKYRVRPTCKRMKISHQREGLNNSGELESDSGSDKASSPAGGIPSTSSCLPSPSTPVQSPHPQFPHISSTMNGTSSSPTSNHQPSFTNRARKTSINGSSATSSG, encoded by the exons ATGCACCGAACAACCAGAATCAAAATAACCGAGCTAAACCCCCATCTCATGTGTGTGCTCTGTGGCGGGTACTTCATTGATGCAACAACCATCATCGAGTGTCTACACTCCT TCTGTAAGACGTGTATCGTACGTTACTTGGAGACAAGCAAATATTGTCCTATATGTGATGTCCAAGTTCACAAAACCAGACCGCTTTTGAATATAAG gtCAGATAAAACTCTCCAAGATATTGTGTACAAACTAGTACCAGGCCTTTTCAAAA ATGAAATGAAAAGAAGAAGAGATTTTTATGCAGCTCATCCATCAGCTGATG CTGCCAATGGCTCTAATGAAGACAGGGGAGAAGTTGCAGACGAAGACAAAAGAATTATAACAGATGACGAGATAATAAGCTTATCCATTGAATTCTTTGACCAGAATAG ATTGGAACGGAAaggaaataaagagagagagaaatcaaaggaTGAG GTGAATGACAAAAGATATTTACGATGCCCAGCAGCAATGACAGTGATGCATCTAAGGAAGTTTCTCCGAAGTAAAATGGACATACCTAATACCTTTCAG ATCGATGTGATGTATGAAGAGGAACCTTTGAAGGACTACTATACACTAATGGATATTGCCTATATTTACACTTGGAGAAGG AATGGAcctcttcctctgaagtatcgaGTTCGACCGACTTGCAAAAGAATGAAGATCAGCCACCAGAGAGAAGGCTTAAATAATAGCGGAGAATTAGAGAGTGACTCTGGGAGTGACAAGGcaagcagcccagcaggaggcatccCCTCTACCTCTTCTTGTTTGCCCAGCCCCAGCACGCCAGTGCAGTCTCCCCATCCTCAGTTTCCTCATATCTCTAGTACTATGAATggaaccagcagcagccccaccagTAACCACCAACCCTCCTTTACCAACAGAGCGCGGAAAACATCAATAAATGGCTCTTCAGCAACTTCATCGGGCTGA